TACCTGCTCCAAGGATGTCCTCACCGAGCTCGGACTCAGAGTGGAGCAAGAAGGAGAACAAGATGTTCGAGGAGGCGCTCGCCTACTACGGCGTGGGCGCCCCCAACCTCTGGGAGAAGGTGGCCAGCGCCATGGGGGGCACCAAGTCCGCCGAGGAGGTGCGCCGCCACTTCCAGTTCCTCGTTGACGACGTCAAGAACATCGAGCACGGACGCATCCCCTTCCCCAAGTACAAGACCCAGGGCTTCTGGACCTAAAAGGTATAATTCCCAACCAAAAACTGCACAGACATTAGATGCTCTGTTTCTAGGAGCAAGTTTCAATTGAGCGTAAGCATACCAATTACTGCTGTATTTGTCTACTTGCTGGGACCATGTTGTTACCATAGATGTTTTAACTCAAGGAATATCATGCAGGGGTATTCATgtattttcatttttctttagaGGTTTACCACCATGCATACATGATGACTGGCACCATGAACTCTATGAGCCAAACTGCTTGATTGCAACCATCCATGGGCACTTAGCCAAAGGATTGTGGTCCACTCCATCGGTGGTTTAatcctagctacactatcagaAAAATCTCCCTACTTCTAAAACAAAAACTCGGATGGATCTTGCAGTCTTTATCTCCATGTGCTTTCAGTTTGCAGTGAGATCAATATAAGTACGCCTTAGTACCATACAGGACTATCTTTTTACAGATTCTTGCtacattttgtgcagctccacacTATCTACACACACATTCACCTAACCTCATGCCTACATAGAACAAAACAGAAGAAAGAAAGAACAAGCCTCCACACTATTTGAGTATCTGTATTTGTGTTCAGAGTTCAGATAAGCTTACAGCGAAGTGTCTTCATGTTTTCAGGATGAAGCAGTGTAAACTCCAGTGGACAGTGAAAAAAGTTGTACAAACTAGATCTCTAGAATGGACTGATGTTCTAGCAGGAAGCAAGGGAATCATTGGTTAGAATAATAGGAAGGAATGGAGTATTGTCTATTGTGTGTACAAAATATTCTTAGGTTATGTCCAAGGTCAAGTCTGTCTCTATGTTGTACAAACTAGATCTCTTAAGAGTGGACTGGTGTTCTAGGGAGATGCAAGGCAATTCAGCTTTGGTTCGAATAGCAGGAAGAAAAGGAGTTGTATATTGTGTGTACAAAGTATTATTAGGTTATGTCCAAGGTTAAGTCTCTGTTACTGTAGATTATCATCTAGATTCAAGAACTGCATGTTGTTCAGTATCCCCTCGAACCAAGTCGTCAAGTAAACCATCATGTAAACGCATGTATTTGTGTTATTTGTAAGAGGTCGTACCTGTAGCATTTTGTCGACCCCGATATCTGGTTTAACTGGCCACCATGTTCAGTTTGGACTCCACAGGTCCAGAAAGCACACAGAATCCTTGTCACCACTACTTTCCTAAAAGACGTCACTAAACTTTGTTCAAGAACCACAGGAAGAACCTAATGCCAGAATAACCGACATCTGAGCCCACCAATATTCGCTGTTAAGCATCATAGAATCTAGGGCAGTATTACGGTAGAATCAAACAGTCCTGCAGATTGGCTAAGATATGATCATGATTCTGTCAAAAAACAAGTTTAACGAGTATCATTCCAGAAATTGAAAGTGTCAACAGGCTGTATATATCAAATCAAGACTGAACAATGATACAagatcccccgcaaaaaaaaaaagaacaatgatactccctccgttcctaaatataagtccttttagagatttcactatagactacatacggagtaaaatgagtgaacctatgtttaaaaggcgtctatatacatccgaatgtaGTCTGTATAGTGGAATATCTAAAAggaattatatttaggaacggagggagtacaagattacAGTGCACAGACATGGACATATCGCAATTCCATACCATTTCCAGCCATAAAAATTCCCCTCTTCTCTACAAGTATCAGAACAGGATGAAACTAAATTTTATTGATAACAAGGCAGGACAAGTACATCAAGATACAACCATCAAGATAACAAGGCAAGACACACAAGTCACAATGTCACACGATGATGCTTCATTAATCCAGGCACCATCTGCCACATTGCCATCTACTAAAGTTAACAGCTTGAGCACAACAAATACATACTAGCATCACCCATAGATGACACATACCTAGCTAGGAGCTCGCATTGCCCTTCTTCGCCTTCTTCGCCGCGGCGCCCTTGCTCTCCAGGAGGCGCCACATGTACCAGGCGCCGACCGACCGGTACGGGCGCCAGCGCTCGCACAACGCGGCCATCTCCTCCGGCTTGGGCAGCGCCTTGAGCTTGTACAGCTCCTGCACGCCCTTGCGCACGCCGAGGTCGCCGGACGGCAGCACGTCGGGGCGGTGCAGCGAGAAGATCATGAACATGTGGACGGTCCACTCGCCGATGCCCTTGACCCTGGTGAGCTGGGCGAGGAGCGCGTCCTCGCCCATGGCGGCGACGGAGGACTCGGAGAGGTCCCCGGCCGCGAACCTGGCGGCCAGGTCGTGGAGGTAGGCGGCCTTGCGGCCGGAGACGCCGATGGcgcggaggtcggcggcggcgagggcgagcaCGGCGGCGGGGCTCACCGCGCCGTCGGCGGCGGAGGGGAGGAGCGCGAGGAAGCGGGcgtagatggcggcggcggcggaggtggcgagcTGCTGGTAGAGGATGGAGCGCGCGAGGGAGTGGAAggcggggagggagggggtggatgTGAAGGCGGGCGCGTCGGTGGAGGCGATGACCTCGGAGAGGAGCGGGTCGGCCGCCGCGAGGTGGCGCAGCGCGGCCGCGAGCTCGCCCGGGGCGGACAGCGCGGGCAGCACCGgagcgggcggcgccggcggcggcagaGCGGCCGCGGCAGGGGGTTTGGAGGGTGGAGTCTTGACGATCTTGCGGGAGCGGAAGGAGATCCTGGCGGTGGCTgcggcggtggaggtggcggcggcggaggggcggggcgGAGCCGCCGACCTGGTCTTGGCCATTGCGCTCGGTGGTGGTGGACGGCGGCGTGGACCGTGGAGGAGTGTGGAGGGAAGCGGTTGGCTGTGTAGTGTGTGGGCCTTAGCGGCCCATCGAAACTTCGGGCTGTGTATTGGGAAGCTTTGGGCTAGCCTGTCTAGCAACTTTAGCCTAATTCTCTTAGTCAAAATAGCATCCCTGAGTTTCgttttctctcaaaaaaaaaatccttgAGTTTCGTTTGCCTCAAAAAAATAATCCCTGAGTTTCGTCCCCTAAAAAAAACCTGAGTTTCCTAGGGGAAGAAGAGAGAGAAAAATTCCCTACCACcgatttttttttttgcgagaccTACCACCGATTGTTATGGCACGTatacatttttttagaaaaacaaggCAGGAGCTCCCCGGCTCCATATATGGCACCTACACACATAACCTCAAGTCTCACCATCAACAACAGGAAAGGGAGATAATAACCCATCCTTTTGTACATTCCTTCATCATGACGAACGGTCAAAGAGCCTCAAATGAAGGTTAATTACTTGCAATCTTCCCCACAACGACAGTCGAGCTCAGAGACGTTGCTAGTCGGAATTCTTACCTTCAATGGGAGAGGAGGGACCGAGACCGGTGCCCATTGACCATTCATGCGGATTGCAATAAGAAATTATTCACTGTCCTTTCCTTGGCATGACTCGGTGAATCATCGGCTAGACCCCGCTTATTCTTCAGTAGATTTTTCTCGAAAAGGGGAGCAACCCGGCCTTTACATCGTCGAGCGATGCACACAACCATTATTCTTCCACTAGTAGTTATGAAGGAAACCTTTTGTCCTTTCTGTGGCTTTTGACAATGAAGATGCGACACGACAAAGATGTCCTCATGTAAAAATTGGAGCTGAGAAAAATATCGCATTGTCGTTTTCTACACATGTAGATAACCTTTCTACTACGAAAGCATCTATTCTTGATATGCCAATATATGCTTAATGTTTTCCAATGAAGT
This DNA window, taken from Triticum aestivum cultivar Chinese Spring chromosome 1D, IWGSC CS RefSeq v2.1, whole genome shotgun sequence, encodes the following:
- the LOC123183174 gene encoding alkylbase DNA glycosidase-like protein mag2, which encodes MAKTRSAAPPRPSAAATSTAAATARISFRSRKIVKTPPSKPPAAAALPPPAPPAPVLPALSAPGELAAALRHLAAADPLLSEVIASTDAPAFTSTPSLPAFHSLARSILYQQLATSAAAAIYARFLALLPSAADGAVSPAAVLALAAADLRAIGVSGRKAAYLHDLAARFAAGDLSESSVAAMGEDALLAQLTRVKGIGEWTVHMFMIFSLHRPDVLPSGDLGVRKGVQELYKLKALPKPEEMAALCERWRPYRSVGAWYMWRLLESKGAAAKKAKKGNASS
- the LOC123183175 gene encoding protein RADIALIS-like 5, which encodes MSSPSSDSEWSKKENKMFEEALAYYGVGAPNLWEKVASAMGGTKSAEEVRRHFQFLVDDVKNIEHGRIPFPKYKTQGFWT